One window of Gammaproteobacteria bacterium genomic DNA carries:
- the rpe gene encoding ribulose-phosphate 3-epimerase, translating to MIAPSILSADFARLGEEVDNVLKAGADIVHFDVMDNHYVPNLTIGPLVCEALRKHGVTAPIDVHLMVKPVDRIIPDFAAAGATYITFHPEASEHIDRTLQLIHGEGCKAGLVFNPATSLSYLEYVLDKVDMVLLMSVNPGFGGQKFIPTALEKLREARRLIDQSGRDIRLEIDGGVKVDNIREIKEAGADTFVAGSAIFGAGKDSDPNHYDTVIQAMRDELAKAGS from the coding sequence CTGATTGCACCCTCCATCCTGTCCGCGGATTTCGCGCGCCTGGGCGAGGAGGTCGACAACGTCCTGAAGGCGGGCGCCGACATCGTCCATTTCGATGTCATGGACAACCACTACGTTCCGAATCTCACCATCGGTCCGTTGGTCTGTGAGGCCCTGCGCAAGCATGGCGTAACCGCGCCCATCGACGTGCATCTGATGGTCAAGCCGGTGGACCGGATCATTCCCGATTTCGCGGCGGCGGGCGCCACCTACATCACCTTCCATCCCGAGGCCTCCGAGCATATCGACCGCACCCTGCAGCTGATTCACGGTGAAGGCTGCAAGGCCGGCCTGGTGTTCAACCCCGCCACCTCGCTGTCCTATCTCGAATACGTGCTCGACAAGGTGGACATGGTGCTGCTGATGTCGGTCAACCCCGGCTTCGGCGGGCAGAAATTCATACCCACCGCGCTCGAAAAGCTGCGCGAGGCGCGCCGCCTCATCGATCAGAGCGGGCGCGACATCCGTCTGGAGATCGACGGCGGCGTGAAGGTCGACAACATCCGTGAGATCAAGGAAGCGGGTGCCGACACCTTCGTGGCCGGTTCCGCCATCTTCGGTGCGGGCAAGGATTCCGATCCCAACCACTACGACACCGTGATCCAGGCCATGCGCGACGAGCTGGCCAAGGCCGGCAGCTGA